In Triticum aestivum cultivar Chinese Spring chromosome 5B, IWGSC CS RefSeq v2.1, whole genome shotgun sequence, the following proteins share a genomic window:
- the LOC123115741 gene encoding chaperone protein DnaJ: MAGCGEKSDAGVGLYAVLGVASNCSDAELRSAYRKLAMKWHPDKCGSGSSGGSEAAKARFQKIQAAYAVLSDPNKRILYDVGAYDSDGDGDDEGAGEILGDILEAMNHTPPHEDGESESLEDLHKQFEELFLKPDAYAYARSSKSSSSSSKITAGKK, from the exons ATGGCCGGCTGCGGAGAGAAGAGCGATGCCGGCGTTGGCCTGTACGCCGTGCTCGGCGTTGCGAGCAACTGCTCCGACGCGGAGCTGCGCAGCGCCTACAGGAAGCTGGCCATG AAATGGCACCCGGACAAGTGCGGCAGCGGCAGCTCCGGCGGCTCGGAGGCCGCCAAGGCCAGGTTCCAGAAGATCCAGGCAGCATACGCTG TTCTGTCGGACCCCAACAAGCGTATCCTCTACGACGTTGGAGCCTACGAcagcgatggcgatggcgatgacgAG GGTGCAGGAGAAATATTGGGAGACATCCTGGAGGCCATGAACCACACACCTCCACAC gaagacggcgagagcgagaGCCTGGAGGACCTGCACAAGCAGTTCGAGGAGCTGTTCCTCAAACCGGACGCCTACGCCTACGCGCGCTCCTCCaagtcctcatcgtcgtcgtccaaGATAACTGCCGGCAAGAAGTAG